The bacterium DNA window TTGATTCAAGCTTCTCGTAGTATTTGCTTACGGTTGAGACAGAGGCGCTCGTTTCCATTGTGGCTATTCCGCCCACGCCTTCGGCGCCTGAGCCAGAAAATGACCCAAGGAACTTCGAGCCGGGATATACAAGCTCCTTGGGTAGATCCTTGGGAGCCTTGCCGGTGATGTTTATGTCTACATCGCCGCCGCCCTGGGATTCAAGACCGCGCTCTAAGGCTCTTTCCGCCATTTTTTCGGGTGAGCAAGGTGCGCAGCAGTTCAAGGCAAAGCCTGCTGCAACTAATACTACTGCGAGAAGAATGAATGTTTTATTCATTGTACTCCTCCAATGGTTAGGGTTTTTACTGTTATAAAATCTCTTACCCAAACACACATCCTGATTTTTAACCTCTACGCCCGAGCGTAGGCTTTCGGACCTTCGGTATAAAGATCGGCTCCGTATATGTCGTTAGTGACAATGGCCGGAAAACCCTTGACCTCAAGCCGTCTTATCGCCTCAGCGCCCAGTTCGGGATAAGCGATTATCTCAGCGGACTTAATCGAGCGCGCGATTAGCGCCGCAGCTCCTCCTACTGCAGTGAAGTATACGGCTCCGAACTTCTTCATTGCCTCAAGAACGTTCGCCGAGCGCGGGCCCTTGCCAATCATACCCTTGAGACCGCGCTCTATGAGCAGCGGCGCGTACGCATCCATTCGGCCCGAGGTGGTTGGTCCTGCAGAGCCTATAGGGTATCCTGGAGGCGCGGGCGAAGGTCCCACGTAGTATATTATCTGACCTTCCAGGTCGAAAGGCAGTTCCTTGCCTTCATTAATAAGTTCCACCAGACGCTTGTGGGCAGCGTCCCTTGCCGTGTATATTACGCCTGAGATGAGAACGCCGTCGCCCGAGTGAAGCTCGGCAATCTTCTCATGCGTCAAAGGCGTTGTTACGATTTTCCGTTCAGACATACATTTCCTTTTAAGGGACTATATCCATAACCCGTGAATTGTCAATATGTTTACAGCCCCAAAAAGCTAGCTAAGAGCTTTTGGGGGACCGCCTCCTGCTCCTTTTTTGCCTAGCCAAAATGATTGTCAAGGCCGGCTTCCCATAACATACCAACGTCATTCTGAGAACGCTCCTTGCGTCCGAAAGTCCGAAGGGCGAACGGGGGGGGACCCTTCGCCTCAATTAGGGTTGTTTCTCAAGGATGAGGTTTTTTTTTGAGATTAAGGCGATTGCTTCGATTGCTTGAAGCGGCGCTCGCAATGACAGCTACATTGTCGTCTTCCTTCCTCCTCTGGTGATGAGGGCGACGATCCCTAAGAGCGCTCAGGGAGGGGTATCCCCGCTTCGTTAGACAAGGGGCTTAAGCCCCTCGTCCCTTTTCGCTTTCTTTCGGCTCCTTAGGCTCGGCAAGCATCCTGATGACGACCGCAACCGTCCAGCCCAGTGCGAATGCGGCAAGGGCGGATTCGGCGACCATTATGGCATATAACCATAATCCAGAGCCAATCTTCGGACCGGCGAGAAGAGCAACGATGCCAACGAGCATGGTGATGGCGGGTACAATAATTGCGGATTTTATTATCTTTTGGAAATGCTTGTCAATTTCCTTGAACTTATTAATATCGTCAAGAAGTAATCTCATTTGTTCCCTCCAATCTCTTCCCTTTACTGGTTCCTCAGG harbors:
- a CDS encoding Fe-S-containing hydro-lyase yields the protein MSERKIVTTPLTHEKIAELHSGDGVLISGVIYTARDAAHKRLVELINEGKELPFDLEGQIIYYVGPSPAPPGYPIGSAGPTTSGRMDAYAPLLIERGLKGMIGKGPRSANVLEAMKKFGAVYFTAVGGAAALIARSIKSAEIIAYPELGAEAIRRLEVKGFPAIVTNDIYGADLYTEGPKAYARA